The following coding sequences are from one Shewanella eurypsychrophilus window:
- the amrS gene encoding AmmeMemoRadiSam system radical SAM enzyme, producing the protein MPKSSRNTGETHLVNSHIGEANVIEASTVETKYWHQLDDGRVQCDLCPRHCQLREGKRGVCFVRQNIDNEIKLTSYGRSSGFCIDPIEKKPLNHFYPGSSVLSFGTAGCNLCCKFCQNWDISKSREFDTLGSKASPEALAAAAKRMGCKSIAFTYNDPVIFLEYAVDVAQACHEQGINSVAVTAGYICPEPRVEFYRYMDAANVDLKGFTQDFYHKICSGNLSNVLDTLLYLKHGTQVWFEITTLLIPDENDSMKELEQQTKWIADNLGLDVPLHFSAFHPDFHMLDKPRTPSSTLMQAREIALAQGLNYVYTGNIHDTNGGSSYCPSCHRLVIHRDWYELGEYHLDHGGKCQHCGTQIPGRFDGPCEHFGRNRVPIKIG; encoded by the coding sequence ATGCCTAAATCGAGTAGAAACACAGGTGAAACTCATCTTGTTAACAGCCATATTGGAGAAGCCAATGTTATAGAAGCCAGCACTGTAGAGACTAAGTACTGGCATCAATTGGATGATGGCAGAGTGCAATGCGATCTCTGTCCCAGACATTGTCAGCTGCGTGAAGGTAAGCGTGGGGTCTGTTTCGTACGGCAAAATATTGATAATGAGATAAAACTCACCAGTTATGGTCGTTCCAGTGGTTTCTGTATTGATCCTATCGAGAAGAAACCGCTGAATCATTTCTACCCCGGCAGTTCTGTGCTGTCATTTGGTACCGCTGGCTGTAACCTGTGCTGTAAATTCTGTCAAAACTGGGACATCAGCAAGTCGCGTGAGTTCGATACTTTAGGCTCGAAAGCCAGTCCAGAAGCGTTAGCTGCAGCGGCTAAGCGTATGGGTTGTAAGAGCATCGCTTTTACTTATAACGATCCGGTCATCTTTTTGGAATATGCCGTAGATGTAGCTCAGGCCTGTCATGAACAGGGGATCAATTCGGTGGCGGTTACCGCAGGCTATATCTGCCCCGAGCCCAGAGTCGAATTTTATCGCTATATGGATGCCGCGAATGTGGATCTGAAAGGTTTTACTCAAGACTTTTATCATAAGATCTGTAGTGGCAACTTAAGCAATGTACTCGATACCTTGCTTTACCTTAAGCATGGGACTCAGGTATGGTTCGAGATAACCACACTCTTGATCCCCGATGAGAACGACTCAATGAAAGAGTTGGAGCAGCAAACCAAATGGATCGCCGACAATTTAGGGCTAGATGTTCCATTGCACTTCAGCGCCTTTCATCCAGACTTTCATATGCTAGATAAGCCCAGAACTCCGTCATCGACACTGATGCAGGCTCGAGAAATTGCTCTCGCTCAGGGCCTCAACTATGTCTATACCGGCAATATTCATGACACCAATGGTGGCAGCAGCTACTGCCCATCATGTCATAGACTCGTTATTCATCGAGACTGGTATGAGTTAGGTGAGTATCACTTGGATCACGGCGGTAAGTGCCAGCATTGTGGTACGCAAATACCCGGGCGGTTTGATGGCCCTTGTGAGCACTTCGGTAGGAATAGGGTCCCGATAAAGATAGGTTAA
- a CDS encoding substrate-binding periplasmic protein, whose translation MKKNILFLLGFLFFFTGVSFAEDEVYTIGTFPIPLMVEDKDTGIFVELTKEIAKRSKVNIIIKVMPPVRVTTYFAENKLHGFFPALDVMVSQKISKSEPIYIKKDFGFTKQGQPLITSITDLTGKHIGITLGYPYSKEITANSSFTISTAPSDINNILMLDIGRIDVFVVEEKSGLKAIKQSGKNNISYDSGQPLSRQNVYYAFQSDKTGQRLALLFSKTLVELKNDGTLANIMSKADK comes from the coding sequence ATGAAAAAAAATATCCTATTCTTACTTGGTTTTTTATTTTTTTTCACTGGGGTTAGCTTTGCTGAAGATGAAGTCTATACGATTGGAACATTTCCAATCCCATTAATGGTAGAAGATAAAGACACTGGGATATTTGTTGAGTTAACTAAAGAAATTGCCAAGCGTAGTAAAGTAAATATCATTATAAAAGTAATGCCCCCCGTAAGAGTCACCACCTACTTCGCTGAAAATAAACTCCATGGTTTTTTTCCTGCTCTGGATGTCATGGTTTCTCAAAAAATATCCAAATCAGAACCTATTTATATCAAAAAAGATTTTGGATTTACTAAACAGGGTCAACCTCTGATCACATCGATTACAGACCTTACCGGGAAACATATTGGGATTACACTGGGATATCCATATTCAAAAGAAATAACTGCAAATTCATCTTTTACGATTAGCACAGCTCCAAGTGATATCAATAACATACTAATGTTAGATATAGGGCGTATTGATGTTTTTGTAGTTGAAGAGAAATCTGGTCTCAAAGCAATAAAGCAAAGTGGCAAAAACAATATTAGTTACGATTCTGGACAACCACTGTCCCGCCAAAATGTTTATTACGCATTTCAATCAGATAAAACGGGTCAACGACTAGCTTTACTCTTCTCAAAAACCCTAGTTGAACTGAAAAATGACGGCACACTGGCAAATATAATGTCAAAAGCTGATAAGTAA
- a CDS encoding DNA polymerase III subunit chi, whose amino-acid sequence MPNALFYVMPAEANSPTEATEQVHRLACELAQDAYVHQQLVYIHTQDREQAYAVDELLWQFEPNSFVPHNLKGEGPTTGAPVEIGFDNLGPNKNRHLLINLADQVPSFAVNFGQIIDFVANDTGFKTIARDRYRQYKSLGVTLSTQDLAKQPLNLV is encoded by the coding sequence ATGCCAAATGCCCTATTTTATGTGATGCCTGCTGAGGCTAATAGCCCCACAGAGGCGACTGAACAGGTCCATCGACTTGCTTGTGAACTTGCGCAAGATGCATATGTACATCAGCAGCTGGTTTATATCCATACCCAGGATAGAGAGCAGGCTTATGCTGTCGATGAACTGTTATGGCAGTTTGAGCCTAATTCCTTTGTGCCCCACAACCTCAAAGGTGAAGGGCCGACGACTGGTGCGCCCGTTGAAATCGGCTTCGATAACCTGGGGCCCAATAAAAATCGCCATCTTCTGATTAATCTTGCAGACCAAGTACCCTCATTTGCGGTAAACTTTGGTCAGATTATCGATTTCGTTGCCAATGATACTGGTTTCAAGACGATCGCCCGCGATCGTTACCGCCAGTACAAGAGCCTTGGAGTGACATTAAGCACTCAAGACTTAGCGAAACAACCACTTAATTTAGTTTGA
- a CDS encoding phage tail protein has translation MIATRYKIPALVITFLLLMASTFAQADEPFLGEIKFVSFDFCPTSNNSGHWVEADGSLLSIAQNASLFSLIGTTYGGDGNVDFALPDLRQHIVIQTDGGNGNNNGNGNGNGNGNGNGNGNGNGISYESLTACIAVTGIFPTAE, from the coding sequence ATGATAGCTACTAGGTATAAAATTCCAGCTTTAGTGATCACATTCCTACTGCTGATGGCTTCCACATTTGCTCAGGCAGATGAACCATTTTTAGGTGAAATTAAATTTGTATCTTTTGATTTTTGTCCCACCAGCAATAACTCAGGTCATTGGGTTGAAGCTGATGGTTCACTTCTCTCCATTGCTCAGAACGCTAGTTTATTTTCCCTTATTGGAACAACTTATGGCGGGGATGGGAATGTGGATTTTGCGTTACCCGATTTGCGCCAGCACATAGTGATTCAAACTGACGGTGGAAATGGCAATAACAATGGAAATGGCAATGGAAATGGAAATGGAAATGGAAATGGAAATGGAAATGGAAATGGAATTTCGTATGAATCACTTACTGCATGTATAGCTGTGACTGGGATTTTTCCTACCGCCGAATAA
- the amrB gene encoding AmmeMemoRadiSam system protein B, with product MLSSVRAPAVAGLFYPADPIELMMQLDDLLVLADKPALQAIQLPKIIIVPHAGYIYSGLVAAHAFNCIAAMAEKIKRVVLIGPAHTVYLHGCALPQSSHFKTPLGKIAIDKTCVERLLKFEGATISDMPHQKEHSLEVQLPFLQHQLTDFTLVPILVGDIHPEFMADILEQVWLGDETLIVVSTDLSHFHHYDEAKRLDKETCQLILDNRRDISSQQACGCRALNAIALLVCRYNLNTTQLSYQNSGDCTESNAGDKSRVVGYASFAIS from the coding sequence ATGCTAAGCTCTGTTCGCGCTCCCGCCGTCGCAGGACTGTTTTATCCCGCCGATCCTATTGAGCTGATGATGCAACTCGACGACCTGCTTGTGCTTGCAGATAAACCAGCACTGCAGGCAATTCAACTCCCAAAAATCATCATAGTGCCTCATGCGGGCTATATCTATTCGGGACTTGTGGCTGCCCATGCTTTTAACTGTATTGCAGCAATGGCAGAGAAGATAAAGCGAGTGGTATTAATAGGTCCTGCTCATACTGTCTACCTTCATGGCTGCGCGCTGCCACAAAGCAGCCACTTTAAAACTCCCTTAGGAAAAATTGCGATCGACAAGACCTGTGTCGAACGCTTATTAAAATTTGAAGGCGCTACCATCTCAGATATGCCTCATCAAAAAGAGCATAGCCTCGAGGTGCAGCTGCCCTTTCTACAACATCAACTAACCGACTTCACCTTAGTCCCAATCTTGGTGGGAGATATACATCCAGAATTCATGGCTGACATTTTGGAACAAGTATGGCTAGGTGATGAGACATTAATTGTTGTCAGTACAGACTTAAGTCATTTCCATCACTATGACGAGGCCAAGCGGCTAGATAAAGAGACTTGTCAGCTCATTTTAGATAACAGGCGTGATATTTCTTCCCAACAAGCCTGTGGTTGTCGTGCGCTCAATGCAATAGCCTTGCTAGTCTGCCGCTATAACCTCAATACCACTCAGCTCAGTTATCAAAACTCCGGTGACTGTACCGAGAGCAATGCAGGGGACAAGAGTCGGGTGGTCGGCTATGCCAGTTTCGCCATCAGTTAA
- a CDS encoding LysR family transcriptional regulator, translating into MSKLDRLDIKQLRVFQALIREENASKAAHQLGLTQQAVSEHLKKLRDVFDDRLFVRKTNGFVPTPFAKELSLNVEKLLIDFKLLLSPNTFSPEKTSGTFVISATDYAQQIVLPALIAKLRKQSPNLKLIVRDFEIDKLHELMISGKVNLAIACPDHIPASYPMIKLFEEHHVCVASANSTISQTISQTTPTLAEVASYPTIIASPSRPNFKGSIDDWFSQFGLKRNIVVSAPCFSIVPMYLETTDAIAFLPSRAIKGLDIVTIPLEHSPDSFDVIAAWHPRYNDDPLQKWVISLLEVE; encoded by the coding sequence GTGAGTAAGCTAGACAGATTAGACATCAAACAGTTGAGGGTTTTTCAAGCCTTAATACGTGAAGAAAATGCCTCTAAAGCAGCACACCAACTCGGTTTAACTCAGCAAGCGGTTAGTGAGCATTTAAAGAAACTCCGAGATGTGTTTGATGACAGGTTATTTGTTAGAAAAACCAATGGCTTTGTGCCTACACCATTTGCTAAAGAGCTATCGTTAAACGTCGAAAAACTGCTAATTGATTTCAAATTACTCTTGTCGCCAAACACCTTCTCTCCTGAAAAAACCAGTGGCACCTTTGTTATCTCAGCTACCGACTATGCACAACAAATAGTGCTACCAGCATTAATTGCAAAACTAAGAAAGCAATCACCAAATTTGAAATTGATCGTCAGAGATTTTGAAATTGATAAGCTGCATGAGTTAATGATAAGCGGTAAAGTGAACTTAGCTATCGCCTGCCCCGATCACATTCCAGCTAGCTACCCCATGATCAAGCTATTTGAAGAGCATCATGTTTGTGTGGCCTCAGCAAATTCAACCATTTCACAAACGATCTCACAAACGACGCCCACTTTGGCTGAAGTCGCAAGTTATCCAACAATCATCGCTTCGCCATCACGGCCAAATTTTAAAGGCTCAATTGATGATTGGTTTTCGCAATTTGGATTAAAGAGAAATATTGTCGTATCAGCCCCCTGCTTCTCTATTGTTCCTATGTATCTTGAAACAACCGACGCCATTGCCTTTTTACCTTCAAGAGCCATCAAGGGCCTAGATATAGTGACGATTCCTTTAGAGCATTCACCCGATAGTTTTGATGTGATTGCAGCTTGGCACCCTCGCTACAATGATGACCCACTGCAAAAGTGGGTTATCTCCTTACTTGAGGTCGAGTAA
- a CDS encoding valine--tRNA ligase, which produces MEKTYNPQSIEQSLYQSWEEKGYFKPHGDESKGNYCIMIPPPNVTGSLHMGHAFQDTIMDTLTRYQRMKGKNTLWQVGTDHAGIATQMLVERKVAAEEGKTRHDLGREKFIDRIWDWKKESGGTITKQLRRLGASVDWDRERFTMDEGMSEAVQEVFVRLYEDDLIYRGKRLVNWDPTLHTAISDLEVENKEKQGSMWHFRYPLADGALTSDGKDYLEIATTRPETMLGDSAVAVHPDDERYASLIGKFIHLPIVNRLIPIVADDYVDMEFGTGCVKITPAHDFNDYEVGKRHALPMYNILTFDAAIRSNAEIVNTDGTENNELDSSLPERYAGLDRFEARKAVVAELDTLGLLGKIDPHGLKVPYGDRSGVVIEPLLTDQWYVSVAPMAKTAMEAVDNGDIKFVPQQYENMYNSWMRDINDWCISRQLWWGHRIPAWYDEAGKVYVGRDESEVRAKHKLDDSVVLRQDNDVLDTWFSSALWTFSTLGWPKNTEELKAFHPTDVLVTGFDIIFFWVARMIMMTMHFIKDENGKPQVPFKTVYVTGLIRDEVGNKMSKSKGNVLDPLDMIDGIDLESLVTKRTGNMMQPKLAAKIEKSTRKEFADGIEAHGTDALRFTLASMASTGRDISWDMKRLDGYRSFCNKIWNASRYVLMNTEVQVEDAADDAVGEALDCGQLLVDGKPGVMELSLADRWIISLFNETVKTYDEHMENYRFDLAANTIYEFTWNQFCDWYLELTKPVMQSGTEAQLRGTRHTLVTVLEKMQRLMHPMMPYITETIWKRVQPLAGVEGDTLMLAEFPQYQADKVDAEAMEDLEWVKQVITAVRNIRAELNIAPSKPLNALLRGVSYKDRSRLEANQTFFTTLAKLETITIMSEDDVAPMSTTQLIGDMELLIPMAGLIDVAKEVTRIDKLLEKAAGEYKRIEGKLSNQGFVAKAPAAVIEKERAKQAEYQRDIEKLTEQKAELAKLEAEG; this is translated from the coding sequence ATGGAAAAAACATATAACCCGCAGTCTATAGAACAATCTCTTTACCAAAGCTGGGAAGAGAAAGGTTACTTCAAGCCACATGGCGACGAGTCCAAAGGCAACTATTGCATCATGATCCCGCCACCAAATGTGACGGGTAGTCTGCATATGGGTCATGCCTTCCAAGATACGATTATGGATACCCTGACGCGTTATCAGCGTATGAAGGGTAAAAATACCCTTTGGCAGGTCGGTACCGACCATGCGGGTATCGCAACTCAAATGTTGGTTGAACGCAAAGTGGCTGCCGAAGAAGGCAAGACACGCCATGATCTTGGACGTGAAAAGTTTATAGACAGAATATGGGACTGGAAAAAAGAGTCCGGCGGCACCATCACTAAGCAGTTACGTCGTCTCGGCGCTTCTGTAGATTGGGATCGCGAGCGTTTCACCATGGACGAAGGCATGTCTGAAGCGGTTCAGGAAGTTTTCGTTCGTTTGTATGAAGATGACCTTATCTACCGCGGTAAGCGTCTGGTTAACTGGGATCCCACCCTACACACTGCCATCTCAGATCTCGAAGTTGAGAACAAAGAAAAGCAAGGCAGCATGTGGCATTTCCGCTACCCATTAGCAGATGGTGCATTAACGAGCGATGGCAAAGATTACTTAGAGATCGCCACCACGCGTCCTGAAACCATGTTAGGTGACAGTGCAGTAGCGGTTCATCCAGATGATGAGCGTTATGCATCATTGATTGGCAAGTTTATCCACCTACCGATTGTAAACCGTCTTATTCCTATCGTTGCTGACGATTACGTTGATATGGAATTCGGTACAGGTTGTGTAAAGATCACTCCTGCACACGACTTTAACGATTACGAAGTCGGTAAGCGCCATGCACTACCTATGTACAACATTTTGACCTTTGATGCGGCTATCCGCTCAAATGCTGAAATCGTCAATACAGATGGCACAGAAAATAACGAATTAGATAGCAGCTTACCTGAGCGTTACGCTGGCCTAGACCGTTTCGAAGCACGTAAAGCCGTGGTTGCCGAGTTAGATACCTTAGGTCTACTGGGTAAAATCGACCCACACGGATTAAAAGTGCCTTATGGCGATCGTTCAGGCGTGGTGATTGAGCCATTACTGACCGACCAATGGTATGTGTCAGTTGCACCTATGGCGAAAACAGCCATGGAAGCGGTTGATAATGGCGATATTAAGTTTGTGCCACAGCAATATGAGAACATGTACAACTCGTGGATGCGTGACATTAACGATTGGTGTATCTCACGTCAGCTTTGGTGGGGACATCGTATCCCAGCTTGGTATGATGAAGCCGGTAAAGTCTACGTTGGCCGCGATGAAAGCGAGGTGCGCGCTAAGCACAAGCTTGATGATTCTGTGGTTCTTCGCCAAGACAACGATGTCCTCGATACCTGGTTTAGCTCAGCACTTTGGACCTTCTCAACACTGGGCTGGCCGAAGAATACCGAAGAGCTAAAAGCCTTCCACCCAACGGATGTATTAGTTACAGGTTTCGACATCATCTTCTTCTGGGTTGCCCGTATGATCATGATGACCATGCATTTCATCAAAGATGAAAACGGTAAACCACAAGTGCCATTTAAAACGGTATACGTTACTGGCCTTATCCGTGATGAAGTCGGTAACAAGATGTCTAAGTCTAAGGGCAACGTACTTGACCCATTAGATATGATTGACGGTATCGATCTTGAGTCTTTAGTGACTAAGCGTACTGGCAACATGATGCAGCCAAAACTGGCGGCAAAAATTGAGAAGAGCACCCGTAAAGAGTTTGCCGATGGCATCGAAGCCCATGGTACCGATGCCCTGCGTTTCACACTTGCCTCTATGGCATCAACAGGCCGTGATATCAGCTGGGACATGAAGCGTCTCGATGGTTACCGCAGTTTCTGTAATAAGATCTGGAACGCATCGCGCTACGTACTGATGAACACAGAAGTGCAGGTTGAAGATGCCGCTGACGATGCAGTTGGCGAAGCGTTAGATTGTGGTCAACTTCTTGTTGATGGCAAGCCAGGCGTAATGGAGCTGTCACTCGCGGATCGCTGGATCATCAGCTTGTTCAATGAAACAGTGAAAACCTATGATGAGCACATGGAAAACTACCGCTTCGACTTAGCGGCTAATACTATCTATGAGTTCACCTGGAACCAGTTCTGTGACTGGTACTTAGAGTTAACTAAGCCTGTGATGCAAAGTGGTACTGAAGCTCAGCTTCGTGGTACTCGACACACCTTAGTCACTGTACTCGAGAAGATGCAGCGCCTGATGCACCCAATGATGCCTTATATCACTGAGACCATCTGGAAGCGTGTACAGCCTCTCGCTGGTGTCGAAGGCGATACACTGATGTTGGCTGAGTTCCCACAATATCAAGCTGACAAAGTTGATGCCGAGGCAATGGAAGATCTTGAGTGGGTTAAGCAAGTGATCACTGCGGTACGTAACATACGCGCCGAACTGAATATTGCACCATCTAAGCCGCTTAATGCCTTGCTACGTGGCGTGAGCTACAAAGACAGGTCTCGTCTTGAAGCGAACCAGACTTTCTTCACCACACTGGCAAAACTTGAGACTATCACTATTATGTCTGAAGACGATGTCGCCCCGATGTCGACCACTCAGTTAATTGGTGATATGGAGCTACTTATCCCAATGGCGGGTCTTATCGACGTCGCGAAGGAAGTTACCCGTATCGATAAGCTGCTTGAGAAAGCCGCCGGTGAGTATAAGCGCATTGAAGGTAAGCTATCTAATCAAGGCTTCGTGGCTAAAGCCCCTGCTGCCGTGATTGAGAAAGAACGTGCTAAGCAGGCTGAGTATCAGCGTGATATCGAAAAGCTAACTGAACAGAAAGCAGAGCTGGCTAAGCTAGAAGCGGAAGGTTAA
- a CDS encoding short chain dehydrogenase: MKTVILIGALGKMGQAALTGLGAHKVITAGRSGDVDHLVDITDVQSIEALYDKVGHFDAVVNTVGFCEYANFTEMTEAQWMTTVMSKMMGQINLVRIGQKYIAEAGSFTLISGILNVKPIPFAIADATTSGAIDTFVKCVALEMPRNTRINVVNPTVLEEAWDVYGEMMPGFEPVSGKRVGKAFERSVDGFLTGEVIFVDA, translated from the coding sequence ATGAAGACAGTAATTTTAATTGGTGCACTAGGTAAAATGGGTCAGGCAGCGCTAACAGGGCTAGGAGCACACAAGGTTATCACGGCTGGCCGTTCTGGTGATGTAGACCACCTCGTAGATATCACTGACGTACAATCTATTGAGGCACTCTATGACAAAGTGGGGCACTTCGACGCTGTGGTGAATACCGTTGGTTTTTGTGAGTATGCTAATTTTACCGAGATGACAGAAGCCCAGTGGATGACAACTGTTATGAGTAAAATGATGGGGCAGATTAACTTAGTTCGTATTGGTCAGAAGTACATTGCTGAAGCTGGTTCATTTACCTTAATCAGCGGAATTTTAAACGTTAAGCCTATTCCATTCGCCATCGCTGATGCGACAACAAGCGGTGCGATTGACACTTTTGTAAAATGTGTTGCGCTAGAGATGCCAAGAAATACCCGAATTAATGTTGTAAATCCTACAGTCCTTGAAGAGGCTTGGGATGTTTATGGTGAGATGATGCCAGGGTTTGAGCCAGTTTCAGGGAAGCGAGTGGGCAAAGCATTCGAACGTTCTGTTGATGGGTTTCTTACCGGTGAGGTTATTTTTGTCGATGCTTAG
- a CDS encoding YgjV family protein, translating to MDFNWVEWFGYLASLIVLVSLTMTSIKKLRLINLVGCLAFAGFAYLINSYPTMFMNLGIAGINVYYLWKFYSTDEQFKLIAASVNTEYFDHFISENLADIETQTSLCELGKANTAFYMLRDNSIAGVLVGNNNDKGELSILLDYVTPQYRDFKLANYYFVSHPDEIKQRGVNTLIAKAATVEHKEYLFNIGFELADDAEGIYQKQL from the coding sequence ATGGATTTTAATTGGGTGGAGTGGTTTGGTTATCTGGCGTCGTTAATCGTCCTCGTTTCTCTAACAATGACATCAATAAAAAAACTGAGGTTGATCAACCTAGTTGGCTGCCTTGCCTTCGCAGGCTTTGCTTACCTTATAAACTCTTACCCGACGATGTTTATGAACTTAGGTATAGCAGGAATAAACGTATATTATTTATGGAAATTTTATTCAACCGATGAGCAGTTCAAGCTGATTGCCGCCTCTGTCAATACTGAATATTTTGACCACTTTATCTCAGAAAACCTGGCCGATATTGAGACACAGACATCACTCTGTGAGCTCGGAAAGGCCAATACAGCGTTTTATATGCTAAGAGATAACAGCATTGCCGGTGTATTAGTTGGCAACAATAATGACAAGGGTGAACTCTCTATTCTGCTCGACTATGTCACCCCACAATATCGAGACTTCAAACTGGCAAATTATTACTTTGTCTCACACCCCGATGAGATTAAACAGCGTGGGGTTAATACCCTCATCGCAAAAGCGGCAACCGTAGAACACAAAGAGTACCTATTCAACATCGGCTTTGAGCTCGCCGATGACGCTGAAGGGATCTATCAAAAACAGCTCTAG
- the amrA gene encoding AmmeMemoRadiSam system protein A → MPVSPSVNITQAEKRLLLKLARDTLVNAFSSHQLTASPRSDLTASIFDLTLGSFVTLTIHGELKGCMGCIESDRPLRQSIPDLATSSAFYDRRFSPLTEEQLERVTIEVSLLSPLLQLDVNSQIELEHYLNNDRLGVVLSEGGHRSVFLPQVWEQLSDPKEFIDALKNKAGWPSDYWSSHLIIEVFNVLHFNEC, encoded by the coding sequence ATGCCAGTTTCGCCATCAGTTAACATTACCCAAGCAGAGAAGCGACTACTGTTAAAATTAGCCAGGGATACCTTAGTTAACGCTTTTAGCTCTCATCAGTTAACTGCGTCTCCACGTAGCGATTTAACGGCATCGATATTCGACTTAACTCTCGGCAGTTTCGTCACTCTGACAATCCACGGTGAACTTAAAGGTTGTATGGGCTGCATAGAAAGCGATCGTCCGTTACGTCAAAGTATCCCAGATCTGGCCACTAGTAGCGCTTTTTATGACCGACGTTTCTCACCGTTAACAGAAGAGCAACTCGAACGAGTTACCATTGAAGTCTCACTGCTTTCGCCCCTTTTACAACTCGATGTAAACAGTCAGATAGAACTTGAACATTATCTGAATAATGATCGCCTGGGCGTCGTACTTTCTGAAGGTGGTCACAGAAGCGTTTTTCTGCCTCAGGTGTGGGAGCAACTCTCAGATCCTAAAGAGTTTATTGATGCGCTTAAGAATAAGGCTGGCTGGCCCAGTGACTATTGGTCGAGCCATTTAATCATTGAAGTATTTAATGTGCTGCACTTTAATGAGTGCTAG
- a CDS encoding pyridoxamine 5'-phosphate oxidase family protein, with the protein MYIESQEQLRQLYVPAKGRSKDKQLDALEKHSINFIEHSPFLTISTYGKPTNTKSGTLDCSPRGGKPGFIKILNDTCLLIPDAKGNNRLDSLINIIETGSIGCLFLIPGIDETLRVNGTARISTSREHLELFSDEANPPQTCIEIAITEVFLHCAKALMRSKLWSAESHIDRSSFPTMGKMINEQLSITDTPENQDEMVMRYLNDL; encoded by the coding sequence ATGTATATAGAATCACAAGAGCAGCTCAGACAACTCTATGTCCCAGCTAAAGGTCGCAGTAAAGATAAACAACTTGATGCACTAGAGAAGCACTCAATTAACTTTATTGAGCACTCACCCTTTCTCACTATTTCTACCTATGGAAAACCTACCAATACGAAATCAGGCACACTCGACTGCTCTCCTCGTGGCGGTAAGCCTGGTTTTATCAAGATACTCAATGATACATGCCTACTAATTCCCGATGCCAAGGGAAACAATCGCCTCGATAGTCTGATCAATATCATAGAGACAGGCAGCATCGGCTGCCTGTTTCTGATCCCCGGCATAGATGAAACCTTAAGGGTCAACGGCACGGCTCGAATCTCCACATCGAGAGAACATTTGGAGCTGTTCTCAGATGAAGCAAATCCACCTCAAACTTGCATTGAGATAGCCATAACCGAAGTGTTCTTGCACTGTGCTAAAGCGCTTATGCGTTCCAAACTCTGGTCAGCGGAGAGCCATATTGATCGTTCATCATTCCCAACGATGGGAAAAATGATTAATGAGCAGTTATCTATAACTGACACACCAGAAAATCAAGATGAAATGGTCATGCGTTATCTAAATGATTTATAA
- a CDS encoding cyclic-phosphate processing receiver domain-containing protein, producing MKVYLDDERETPFGWTRVYWPSEAVEVLKTGKVSIISLDHDLGDDERGTGYDVVLWIEEAVYTSGFKPPVILVHSANTSAKVKMQLGIKNIQRVQCSLET from the coding sequence ATGAAAGTCTATCTCGATGACGAACGTGAAACTCCCTTTGGCTGGACAAGGGTTTACTGGCCAAGTGAGGCTGTTGAGGTATTAAAAACAGGAAAGGTTTCTATTATCAGCCTTGATCATGATTTGGGAGATGATGAACGCGGCACTGGTTATGATGTAGTGCTATGGATTGAAGAAGCGGTTTACACTTCAGGCTTCAAGCCACCTGTAATTTTGGTTCATTCGGCAAACACATCGGCCAAAGTAAAAATGCAGTTAGGTATAAAAAACATCCAAAGAGTTCAGTGTTCATTAGAAACTTAA